A single genomic interval of Dyella sp. GSA-30 harbors:
- a CDS encoding PP2C family serine/threonine-protein phosphatase, with product MLDEQVDLCVSPLVVAGRVRGGRATQQDELVCLHAPDADARLLVLADGMGGDGAGELAAQTVVGVARQMWEQGSWREQPGPLFLETLCQEAHAQLRRLRDTLASGEPHSTAVALLIQGNRACWAHVGDSRLYRFQGGRCLEQTQDHSVAQLKRQRGDISEAELASDPDQHKLLRGLGGADAPVVDHGLATLRPGQAFVLCSDGVWEHLSTRELAELGFARDQQAALQHALALVVSRGGEHADNASLVVARVADTGWIRRLMIWMGSTLTGAASARRDDVAA from the coding sequence ATGCTGGATGAGCAAGTCGATCTTTGCGTGTCGCCGCTGGTGGTTGCCGGGCGGGTGCGCGGTGGGCGTGCGACACAACAGGACGAACTGGTCTGCCTGCATGCACCCGATGCGGATGCGCGCCTGCTGGTGCTGGCCGATGGCATGGGCGGTGACGGTGCCGGCGAGCTGGCGGCGCAGACGGTGGTCGGCGTGGCGCGGCAGATGTGGGAACAAGGCAGCTGGCGCGAACAGCCCGGCCCGTTGTTTCTGGAGACGCTGTGCCAGGAAGCGCATGCCCAGTTGCGCCGCCTGCGCGACACGCTTGCCAGCGGCGAGCCCCATTCGACCGCGGTGGCATTATTGATCCAGGGCAACCGCGCCTGCTGGGCGCATGTCGGCGACAGCCGGCTCTATCGCTTTCAGGGGGGGCGTTGCCTGGAACAGACGCAGGACCATAGCGTGGCGCAGCTGAAACGGCAGCGCGGCGATATCTCCGAAGCCGAACTCGCCAGTGACCCGGATCAGCACAAGCTGTTGCGCGGCCTGGGGGGCGCAGATGCACCGGTCGTCGACCATGGCCTGGCCACGCTGCGCCCGGGCCAGGCGTTCGTGCTGTGCAGCGATGGGGTGTGGGAGCATCTTTCCACACGTGAGCTGGCGGAGCTGGGTTTCGCTCGCGATCAACAGGCGGCGCTACAGCACGCTTTGGCCCTGGTAGTCAGCCGTGGCGGCGAACATGCCGACAACGCATCTCTAGTTGTAGCCCGCGTTGCCGATACTGGTTGGATACGGCGGTTGATGATCTGGATGGGATCGACGTTGACGGGTGCCGCATCCGCGCGTCGCGACGATGTAGCGGCTTAG
- a CDS encoding LysM peptidoglycan-binding domain-containing protein, with product MASTQGLSKHVLAAGWLATALAISGCSQMHTKPKVVSTPPHQEAPIAPPAPPPAETDDAPDMPISAIIKSQLQVGRYEDGEKSLKHYLKQHPDDRLAQNLLRQLTVDPQQALGASSRNYTVQSGDSYSTLAARFLGDGTQFLILARYNNAANPSMLRAGQVLHVPASAKNAPDKALSHVSPAVQAKRLQDESLALLGQGHRDDAVSRYDQALSLDPTLKPTNGDAAGLRTQVLNNYHQRAIVLYRDQKLDQAIALWDHVLAIDPGYEAATVYRTRALELKHRLKQL from the coding sequence ATGGCATCGACACAGGGACTATCGAAACACGTTTTGGCGGCAGGGTGGCTGGCGACCGCGCTTGCCATATCCGGCTGCTCGCAGATGCACACCAAGCCCAAGGTGGTAAGCACACCGCCCCACCAGGAAGCCCCTATCGCACCACCGGCGCCACCGCCGGCCGAGACGGACGATGCTCCGGACATGCCGATCAGCGCGATCATCAAAAGTCAGTTGCAAGTGGGGCGTTACGAGGATGGCGAGAAATCGCTGAAGCATTATCTGAAACAGCACCCGGACGATCGGCTTGCGCAGAATCTGCTGCGCCAATTAACGGTCGACCCGCAACAGGCGCTCGGGGCATCTTCACGCAACTACACCGTGCAATCGGGCGACTCGTACAGCACGCTGGCAGCGCGCTTTCTCGGTGACGGCACTCAGTTTCTGATCCTGGCGCGTTACAACAATGCCGCCAATCCGTCGATGCTGCGTGCCGGGCAAGTGCTGCATGTGCCTGCTTCGGCCAAGAATGCACCCGATAAAGCCTTGAGCCATGTGTCGCCGGCTGTGCAGGCCAAGCGTTTGCAGGACGAAAGTCTTGCGTTGCTCGGCCAGGGGCATCGCGACGATGCGGTGTCGCGTTATGACCAGGCGTTGTCGCTCGACCCGACGTTGAAGCCGACCAATGGCGATGCGGCGGGGTTGCGTACCCAAGTGCTGAACAACTATCACCAGCGCGCCATTGTGTTGTATCGCGATCAGAAGCTGGATCAGGCGATTGCGCTATGGGATCACGTGCTGGCGATCGATCCGGGGTATGAGGCGGCTACGGTTTATCGGACGCGGGCGTTGGAGTTGAAGCATCGGCTTAAGCAGCTTTGA
- a CDS encoding protein kinase, with product MSVASIPQTIGRYRIEGILGEGAMAVVYAGFDPDIERRVAIKCLHREVADDPDYRRRFLVEARAAGHLTHPHIVTVFDAGETDDGRPYIAMERLTGETLASRVATHGLPPLPTIIELITQVAAALDYAHTQGVIHHDIKPDNIVLVDGWHHAKISDFGIAERRGKQDGRASKRIGGTPAYMAPERLRGEKSGARSDLFSLGVVLHWLVTGKLPWPDHEDIRQTIAERQQPLPPVEPRDPAAPSMLVHIVGTLLAPTVEARYQRGAEVVDDLRVAQREYDRLQEQPLVNHFVSLRLRWAGVLGAILTMVLILGLALIYGKQNRAVTGLAFDFGGSMAHMIASESAENLLLGDRAATRALVEDVARNQQIHYLAIADHDGNVVASTRANEIDHPLPPINGKKYESQASDIQSYLSPDKGAGQDDVLLFDVPVLYQVKTVGQLRLGVSNAPLHAAQKTTLGVILTVLLVTLTVVMGAAYWLFRRPLILLGLVSDALLRVARGDFGYRIRLVRGDELGRLFVSFNLMNTSLQNRRRLGIRPARRVPAESATQPTRILPVSEKDDAG from the coding sequence GTGAGCGTCGCGTCCATTCCGCAAACCATCGGCCGATACCGTATCGAAGGCATCCTCGGCGAGGGTGCCATGGCGGTGGTGTATGCCGGGTTCGATCCGGACATCGAACGCCGCGTGGCGATCAAATGCCTGCACCGCGAAGTAGCCGACGACCCCGACTATCGCCGCCGCTTTCTGGTCGAGGCGCGCGCCGCCGGCCACCTGACCCATCCGCACATCGTCACCGTTTTCGACGCGGGTGAAACCGACGATGGTCGCCCGTACATCGCGATGGAGCGCCTCACCGGTGAAACCCTCGCCAGCCGCGTCGCCACGCATGGTCTGCCACCGTTGCCGACGATCATCGAACTGATCACCCAGGTGGCTGCCGCGCTCGACTACGCGCACACCCAGGGTGTGATTCATCACGACATCAAGCCCGACAACATCGTGCTGGTCGACGGTTGGCATCACGCCAAGATCAGCGACTTCGGCATTGCCGAACGGCGCGGCAAGCAAGACGGGCGTGCAAGCAAACGTATCGGCGGTACGCCAGCCTATATGGCGCCCGAGCGCTTGCGCGGCGAAAAAAGCGGCGCGCGCAGCGACCTGTTCTCGCTCGGCGTCGTGTTGCACTGGCTGGTGACCGGCAAGCTGCCCTGGCCCGATCACGAAGACATCAGGCAGACCATCGCCGAACGACAGCAGCCATTGCCACCGGTAGAACCGCGCGACCCGGCTGCGCCATCGATGCTGGTGCATATCGTCGGCACCTTGCTGGCGCCGACGGTCGAAGCGCGCTACCAACGCGGCGCCGAAGTCGTCGACGACCTGCGCGTCGCGCAACGCGAATACGACCGCCTGCAAGAGCAGCCGCTGGTTAATCATTTCGTGTCGCTGCGCCTGCGCTGGGCCGGCGTACTCGGTGCGATCCTGACCATGGTGTTGATCCTTGGTTTGGCGTTGATCTATGGCAAGCAGAATCGCGCCGTCACCGGCCTTGCATTCGACTTCGGCGGTTCGATGGCGCACATGATCGCCAGCGAATCGGCGGAGAATCTGCTTCTCGGCGACCGCGCGGCCACACGTGCGTTGGTCGAGGACGTGGCACGCAATCAGCAGATTCATTACCTCGCCATCGCCGACCATGACGGCAACGTCGTAGCCAGTACGCGCGCGAACGAGATCGACCACCCGCTGCCGCCGATCAACGGCAAGAAGTACGAATCGCAGGCCAGCGATATTCAGAGCTACCTGAGTCCCGATAAGGGAGCAGGGCAGGACGATGTGCTGTTGTTTGACGTACCTGTGCTCTATCAGGTGAAAACCGTCGGTCAGCTACGCCTGGGCGTCAGCAACGCGCCACTGCACGCCGCGCAAAAGACCACGCTTGGCGTGATTCTTACCGTGTTGCTGGTGACCTTGACGGTGGTCATGGGCGCGGCGTATTGGCTGTTTCGCAGGCCGTTGATTTTGCTTGGCCTGGTGAGCGATGCGTTGCTGCGCGTTGCACGTGGCGATTTTGGTTATCGCATTCGTCTGGTTCGTGGTGACGAGCTTGGGCGGTTGTTTGTGTCGTTCAACCTGATGAATACGTCGCTGCAGAATCGCCGGCGCCTGGGTATTCGACCCGCGCGGCGCGTGCCGGCGGAAAGTGCGACGCAGCCGACGCGTATTTTGCCGGTGTCTGAAAAAGACGACGCTGGTTAG
- a CDS encoding FHA domain-containing protein: MNRPDPLPAGVPRVRSAGPQGTQLLSVQELREYAEAVPSFDERASTHQPVLEGVSQGIEGRRFVLRSGRQTIGRRSDSNIILDDLSVSASHAWIINQHGHYVVMNTLSTNGTFVNEQRIHEAVLKHGDRLRLGQVEFVFLTREPDEGSAARLALRIVAGIVMVAAVAAAAWWLVR; this comes from the coding sequence ATGAATCGACCCGATCCGCTACCTGCCGGCGTCCCCCGAGTCCGCTCCGCCGGGCCGCAAGGTACCCAGCTGCTGTCCGTGCAGGAACTGCGGGAGTATGCCGAGGCGGTGCCGTCGTTCGACGAGCGGGCCAGTACCCACCAGCCGGTGCTGGAGGGTGTCAGCCAGGGGATCGAAGGGCGGCGTTTCGTGCTGCGCTCGGGGCGGCAGACGATCGGCCGGCGCAGCGACAGCAACATCATTCTCGACGACCTCAGCGTCTCGGCTTCGCATGCCTGGATCATCAACCAGCACGGCCACTATGTGGTCATGAACACGCTATCGACCAACGGCACCTTCGTCAACGAGCAGCGTATCCACGAAGCCGTGCTTAAACATGGCGACCGCCTGCGCCTGGGGCAGGTCGAGTTCGTCTTTCTGACCCGCGAACCGGACGAAGGCTCGGCGGCGCGGCTCGCGCTGCGCATCGTGGCCGGTATCGTCATGGTCGCGGCGGTGGCCGCGGCGGCCTGGTGGCTGGTTCGATAA
- a CDS encoding replication-associated recombination protein A: MSLLPSNTGLFPESDALKPLAERMRPRSLDEIVGQQRVLAPGKALRRALEAGRVHSMVLWGPPGCGKTTLALLVARYADADFRAISAVLSGLPEVRKALAEAEANFAQGRRTVLFVDEVHRFNKAQQDAFLPHIERGVIIFIGATTENPSFELNSALLSRCRVHVLESVSIDDIVAALKRALADTERGLGELGLQVADESLRLIAHAADGDVRRALTLLEIASELANDNTIDDATLTQVLADRTRRFDKGGEQFYDQISALHKSVRSSDPDAAVYWLTRMLDGGVDPLYLARRMTRMAVEDIGLAEPRAWRMALDAWDTYERLGSPEGELGLAQLAIWLAIAPKSNAAYMAYNQARAVIGQTGTLDVPMHLRNAPTKLMKGLGYGNGYQYDHDAEGGIALDQQCLPDALEGMVFYEPVERGLEIKLREKLAALRESRAQARKK, translated from the coding sequence ATGTCCCTCTTACCATCGAATACCGGGCTCTTCCCCGAGTCCGACGCGTTAAAGCCACTGGCCGAGCGCATGCGTCCGCGCAGCCTGGACGAGATCGTCGGCCAGCAGCGCGTGCTTGCACCCGGCAAGGCCTTGCGTCGTGCGCTGGAAGCAGGCCGTGTGCATTCGATGGTGCTGTGGGGGCCACCCGGTTGCGGCAAGACCACGCTTGCCTTGTTGGTGGCGCGTTACGCCGATGCGGATTTCCGTGCCATCTCGGCCGTGCTTTCCGGGCTGCCCGAAGTGCGCAAGGCCCTGGCCGAAGCCGAGGCCAATTTCGCGCAGGGCCGGCGCACCGTGTTGTTCGTCGACGAGGTGCATCGCTTCAACAAGGCGCAGCAGGACGCCTTCCTGCCGCATATCGAACGTGGCGTGATCATCTTTATCGGCGCGACCACAGAAAACCCGTCATTCGAATTGAACTCGGCGTTGCTCTCGCGTTGCCGCGTGCATGTGCTGGAATCTGTCTCCATCGACGACATCGTCGCCGCGCTCAAGCGTGCGCTTGCCGATACGGAACGCGGTTTGGGTGAGCTCGGTTTGCAGGTCGCCGACGAATCGCTGCGCTTGATCGCGCATGCCGCCGATGGCGATGTGCGTCGCGCACTTACGCTGCTGGAAATCGCCTCGGAGCTGGCCAACGACAACACCATCGACGATGCCACGCTGACCCAGGTGCTGGCCGATCGCACGCGTCGTTTCGACAAGGGTGGCGAGCAGTTCTACGACCAGATTTCCGCGTTGCATAAATCCGTGCGCTCGTCCGATCCCGACGCCGCCGTGTACTGGCTGACGCGCATGTTGGACGGCGGTGTCGATCCGCTTTACCTCGCGCGCCGCATGACGCGCATGGCCGTCGAAGATATCGGCCTGGCCGAACCGCGTGCCTGGCGCATGGCGCTGGATGCCTGGGACACCTACGAGCGTCTGGGCAGCCCCGAAGGTGAGCTGGGCCTGGCGCAGTTGGCGATCTGGCTGGCCATCGCCCCCAAGAGCAATGCCGCCTACATGGCCTATAACCAGGCCCGCGCCGTCATCGGCCAGACCGGTACCCTCGATGTCCCCATGCACCTGCGCAACGCCCCGACCAAACTGATGAAAGGTTTGGGTTACGGCAACGGCTACCAGTACGACCACGACGCCGAAGGCGGCATCGCCCTCGACCAGCAATGCCTTCCCGATGCGCTCGAAGGCATGGTGTTCTACGAACCGGTGGAGCGGGGGCTGGAAATCAAGCTGCGCGAGAAGCTGGCTGCCTTGCGCGAGTCACGCGCGCAGGCGAGGAAGAAGTAG
- a CDS encoding DUF3999 family protein: MRLDLRLFGLALLLPVAAAQASAQTDYAYAFALDTKTPSEAYRVALTPEVYAAINRNANLQDIVVVNSDGQPVPFGPMPVEPPQTRDFTAHTRMLPVPVSRDAAGTVRVERNTNGDIVINQGAATGSAKPTQWLIDAGSSASVERIELDPASVTQDLQLHVEVDASDDLKNWSQRGDTGSLTRVSGQGDDGGVEQLSLDVGGTPARYYRIRLIDGDVDWSNGHTPNVTLQGSYVPTPADTLATLSWQRALEDTRQNGTDFDYRLIAALPLQAAKLALPSSNVAAHVTLLAGQDDNGKMQWTPLGSADIVRVGTGAAEATLRWTSQPIQHLRVHVDTALAAPPTLVVGWEPDQFMFMAEGHAPYRLLAGSYAARRGDYPMTASLEKLRDVKPSDWLPPEAGLGARADAGGPNALLAPKLPYDWTRPVLWLVLILGALLIAGMAWSLLKQSRGDQPAPKP; the protein is encoded by the coding sequence ATGCGCCTTGATCTTCGTTTGTTCGGGTTGGCCTTGCTGTTGCCCGTAGCCGCGGCGCAAGCCAGCGCGCAGACCGATTACGCCTATGCGTTTGCGCTCGACACGAAAACGCCGAGCGAGGCCTATCGCGTTGCCTTGACGCCCGAGGTCTACGCGGCGATCAACCGCAACGCCAATCTGCAGGACATCGTGGTGGTCAATAGCGATGGGCAGCCGGTGCCGTTCGGACCGATGCCGGTCGAGCCGCCGCAGACGCGCGACTTCACCGCGCACACGCGAATGCTGCCGGTGCCGGTATCGCGCGATGCCGCCGGCACCGTGCGCGTGGAGCGCAATACCAACGGCGATATCGTGATCAACCAGGGCGCAGCGACTGGATCGGCCAAGCCGACGCAGTGGCTGATCGATGCCGGCAGCAGCGCCAGTGTCGAGCGCATCGAGCTCGATCCGGCGTCGGTGACGCAGGATCTTCAGTTGCATGTCGAAGTCGACGCCAGCGACGACCTGAAAAACTGGAGCCAGCGCGGCGATACCGGCAGCCTGACGCGCGTCAGCGGCCAGGGCGACGACGGCGGCGTGGAGCAGTTGTCGCTCGATGTCGGCGGCACACCGGCGCGTTATTACCGCATCCGCCTGATCGACGGCGACGTGGACTGGAGCAACGGCCACACGCCCAACGTCACCCTGCAGGGCAGTTATGTACCGACGCCCGCCGATACGTTGGCCACACTGAGTTGGCAGCGTGCACTGGAAGATACCAGGCAAAACGGCACGGATTTCGACTATCGCCTGATCGCCGCGTTGCCGCTGCAGGCCGCCAAGCTGGCGTTGCCCAGCAGCAACGTCGCCGCGCATGTCACGCTGCTGGCCGGCCAGGACGACAACGGCAAAATGCAATGGACGCCACTGGGCTCGGCGGACATCGTGCGTGTCGGTACCGGCGCCGCCGAGGCCACCTTGCGCTGGACCAGCCAACCGATCCAGCACCTGCGCGTGCATGTGGATACCGCGCTCGCGGCGCCGCCGACGCTGGTCGTGGGCTGGGAGCCGGATCAATTCATGTTCATGGCCGAGGGACACGCCCCGTACCGACTGCTGGCAGGCAGCTACGCCGCACGGCGTGGCGACTATCCGATGACCGCCTCGCTGGAAAAGCTGCGCGATGTGAAGCCCAGCGACTGGCTGCCGCCGGAGGCCGGGCTTGGTGCTCGTGCCGACGCCGGCGGTCCGAATGCGCTGCTGGCGCCCAAGCTGCCCTATGATTGGACGCGTCCCGTACTGTGGCTTGTACTCATCCTTGGCGCTTTGTTGATCGCGGGTATGGCATGGAGTCTGCTGAAGCAATCGCGCGGCGATCAACCGGCCCCCAAACCCTAA
- a CDS encoding DUF2339 domain-containing protein, with amino-acid sequence MFIVWMIIGAVLGALADQGYFGALVGAAIGLLWARQSRLSRELSATRVRLNELTLPPAVQSRAEADAIVHRAADIAQTQQPPAYVPPPAPVAPPLPVASAPDAWADDMQRPHTPAMPPSVPSGPSLIERAWGWFTEGNVPVKVGILVLFAGVAALLKYASDSGMLRLPIGLRLSVVALAAIGGLAFGWRQRSQRRVFGLSLQGGAIGVLIIVIFAAFRLYNLIPSSAAFALLLVLVAGIGMLAVLQDALALAMLGLVAGFAAPILVSTGQGSHVALFSYYAILNLAILGIAWKRSWRVLNLLGFIATFGIGTAWGVLKYEPHLFNSTEPFLVLNFLFYLIIPWLHVLRAPADRRLIIDGSLMFGNPLISLLLQGALLQWDPRAMAFSALAAGVVYIVFAYVVRNHPAMRLLRETWAVLAVAFATLAVPLALNANVTGSIFALEGAGLIWLGLRQQRALARWSGLSLQLLAACALLLGRHWYLTNEWPVLNRDFIGALLLIVAGIASCVLYVRNEGERSTHRLLAVALYAWSLLWWVAASGTEIGRFVDVRFWPAAWFTLLAFTAWLIAEVAQRETRFELGAVLRYSPPAFLFVMLLVLLRLVELREQPLAGWTLAAIVVAAAFGWRTLICLRAFALSASLAQLAWLWRWCAILVLAIWVAFDGARWVSTSWVFVLSFTPALLLTAVALWRPRWIAAPLATHLPQWRTPLLYSLFALLGVLALLALGSDGDATPLPYIPLINPLELMLLAIVFFFARWLADAQTPVVLKQQRALVAGAIVLIFVTDATLRAVHQLGGVGWSDALAQSSLAQMSLTVVWSVLGLVAWVWGSRRGHRMLWLAGAIMMGVVLAKLLLIDRAQLGNLFGIGSFIAYGLLCTVIGYLAPAPPKQAPPLSSSRKEGTHAP; translated from the coding sequence ATGTTCATAGTGTGGATGATTATCGGCGCAGTGCTGGGGGCACTGGCCGATCAGGGGTATTTCGGCGCATTGGTCGGCGCGGCGATCGGCTTGCTCTGGGCGCGCCAATCGCGCCTGTCGCGCGAGCTGTCCGCAACGCGCGTACGCTTGAATGAGCTGACGTTACCGCCAGCCGTGCAGTCGAGAGCAGAAGCCGACGCGATCGTGCATCGCGCAGCGGATATCGCACAGACGCAACAGCCGCCTGCGTACGTGCCGCCACCCGCGCCGGTCGCACCACCTCTGCCTGTCGCCTCAGCGCCCGACGCCTGGGCCGACGACATGCAGCGTCCACACACGCCAGCGATGCCGCCCTCCGTACCCAGCGGCCCGTCGCTGATCGAACGCGCCTGGGGCTGGTTCACCGAAGGCAATGTTCCGGTGAAAGTCGGCATCCTGGTGTTGTTCGCCGGTGTCGCCGCGCTGCTCAAGTACGCCTCCGACAGCGGCATGTTGCGCCTCCCGATCGGCCTGCGGCTGAGCGTCGTCGCCCTGGCGGCCATCGGCGGTCTCGCCTTCGGCTGGCGACAGCGTTCGCAACGACGCGTGTTCGGGCTCTCGCTGCAGGGTGGTGCGATCGGCGTCCTGATCATCGTGATTTTTGCCGCGTTCCGCTTGTACAACCTGATTCCGTCAAGCGCGGCATTCGCCTTGCTGTTGGTGCTGGTCGCCGGCATCGGCATGCTCGCCGTGCTGCAGGATGCGCTGGCGCTCGCCATGCTCGGCCTGGTCGCGGGTTTTGCCGCGCCCATCCTGGTCTCGACCGGGCAGGGCAGTCACGTCGCGCTTTTCAGCTACTACGCGATTCTGAATCTGGCCATTCTCGGCATTGCCTGGAAACGTTCCTGGCGCGTGCTCAACCTGCTCGGTTTCATCGCCACCTTCGGCATCGGCACGGCCTGGGGCGTGCTGAAATACGAGCCGCATCTTTTCAACAGCACCGAGCCGTTCCTGGTGCTGAATTTCCTGTTCTACCTGATCATCCCCTGGCTGCACGTGTTGCGCGCACCGGCCGATCGACGCCTGATCATCGACGGCAGCCTGATGTTCGGCAATCCCTTGATCAGCTTGTTGCTGCAGGGCGCCTTGCTGCAATGGGACCCGCGCGCGATGGCGTTCTCCGCGCTCGCCGCGGGCGTGGTCTACATCGTGTTTGCCTACGTCGTGCGCAATCATCCGGCGATGCGTTTGCTGCGTGAGACCTGGGCGGTACTGGCGGTAGCCTTCGCCACGCTGGCGGTGCCGTTGGCGCTCAATGCGAATGTCACCGGCAGCATCTTCGCGCTCGAAGGCGCGGGCCTGATCTGGCTGGGTCTGCGCCAGCAGCGCGCCTTGGCACGTTGGAGCGGCCTGTCGCTGCAACTGCTCGCGGCGTGCGCCTTGCTGCTCGGTCGCCACTGGTACCTGACGAATGAATGGCCGGTGCTCAATCGCGATTTCATTGGCGCCTTGCTGCTGATCGTCGCGGGTATCGCCAGTTGCGTGCTCTACGTGCGCAACGAAGGCGAGCGCTCGACCCACCGCCTGCTTGCCGTCGCGCTCTATGCGTGGAGCCTGCTGTGGTGGGTCGCTGCGTCCGGTACGGAAATCGGCCGCTTCGTCGACGTCAGGTTCTGGCCGGCCGCATGGTTCACTCTGCTCGCGTTCACTGCGTGGCTGATCGCCGAAGTAGCGCAGCGCGAGACACGATTCGAGCTGGGTGCCGTATTGCGTTACAGCCCGCCGGCCTTCCTGTTCGTGATGCTGCTGGTGTTGTTGCGGCTGGTCGAATTGCGCGAGCAACCCTTGGCCGGCTGGACACTGGCGGCGATCGTCGTTGCAGCGGCGTTCGGCTGGCGCACTCTGATCTGCCTGCGCGCCTTTGCACTCAGCGCCAGCCTGGCGCAGCTGGCATGGCTGTGGCGCTGGTGCGCGATCCTGGTATTGGCGATCTGGGTGGCCTTCGATGGTGCACGCTGGGTATCGACCAGTTGGGTCTTCGTACTGAGTTTTACCCCGGCGCTGCTGCTCACCGCGGTCGCACTGTGGCGCCCGCGCTGGATCGCGGCACCACTAGCCACGCATCTGCCGCAATGGCGCACGCCGCTGCTGTATTCGCTGTTTGCCTTGCTCGGCGTGCTTGCGCTGTTGGCCCTGGGCAGTGATGGCGATGCCACGCCGTTGCCGTATATCCCGTTGATCAACCCGCTCGAGCTGATGTTGCTGGCGATCGTGTTCTTCTTTGCACGCTGGTTGGCCGATGCGCAGACGCCGGTCGTGTTGAAACAGCAACGCGCATTGGTGGCCGGTGCGATCGTGCTGATCTTCGTGACCGACGCGACCTTGCGCGCGGTGCATCAGTTGGGTGGCGTCGGCTGGAGCGATGCGCTTGCCCAGTCCAGTCTCGCGCAGATGTCGCTTACCGTCGTGTGGAGCGTGCTCGGCCTGGTGGCCTGGGTGTGGGGCTCGCGTCGCGGGCATCGCATGCTGTGGCTGGCGGGCGCCATCATGATGGGCGTGGTACTGGCCAAGCTGCTGCTGATCGACCGTGCTCAGTTGGGCAACCTTTTCGGTATCGGTTCGTTTATCGCCTACGGTCTGCTTTGTACCGTCATCGGTTATCTCGCACCGGCGCCGCCGAAACAGGCGCCGCCGCTTTCATCTTCCAGGAAGGAGGGCACTCATGCGCCTTGA